The following proteins come from a genomic window of Takifugu rubripes chromosome 11, fTakRub1.2, whole genome shotgun sequence:
- the gab2 gene encoding GRB2-associated-binding protein 2 isoform X2, translating into MSGGEILFQGWLRKSPPERKLRRYAWKKRWFILRSGRMSGDPDVLEYYKNDHSKKPIRVIDLHCCEQVDAGLTFKRKEFQDSFVFDIKTSDRTFYLVAETEEEMNKWVRSICQLCGFNQSDDTQDGRLPHMPRSVGADVITSMAPLTGERKSSAPIHSSQPVLFTFDEPVRHTHSNSLSNSAPQDYLLLHQCMSRKRESTRSASFSQATRSCVFVGSDSTAQNLSHGFPHCVNGMGAQLHGFYSLPKPSKHHSPLHDGSPQDEACYVLPRGYSSESAAFTGQGEPDVENEEVYTFKTPCNTLATTQSIERPLDNYDLPTPPGSFYQIPRTFDKNHNALPFSNSESCSAPPPRPPKPSQGSEGHWGSPQSADSHNGVMASAVSYIPRRNTLPAVENIRLHRGSSFETNNHHRPILSNNSGQSVESINDGFSSYLRNKAPLTRSDSGNSDDNYVPMNPGSSPLSAAQADSPKNIYIPMSPGPHHFDFPGFSATLPARKGSCASLCHRPSRLSDVTPPPINRNLKPNRKSKPTPLDLKNNGIIDELPFKSPVTMSWTRPVAAMNSMSSQPCRPISTQSITSTDSADSEENYVAMNPVSTSPAVSGTSSPAPRKCGNVDYLALDFQPGSPSPHRKPSTSSVTSDEKVDYVQVDKEKTQALQSTMQEWTDVRQSTEPTKGVKS; encoded by the exons GCATGGAAGAAACGCTGGTTTATACTTCGCAGTGGACGCATGAGTGGTGACCCGGATGTTCTGGAGTACTACAAGAACGATCACTCTAAGAAACCCATTCGGGTCATTGACCTCCACTGCTGCGAGCAGGTGGACGCTGGCCTGACCTTCAAGAGGAAGGAGTTCCAGGACAGCTTTGTGTTTGATATCAAGACCTCAGATCGCACTTTTTATCTTGTAGCTGAGACCGAGGAGGAAATGAACAAGTGGGTTCGTTCCATCTGTCAGCTGTGCGGGTTCAACCAGTCAGATGACACCCAAG ATGGCCGGTTGCCCCATATGCCCCGTTCTGTTGGAGCAGATGTCATCACCTCAATGGCTCCTCTGACCGGGGAACGCAAGTCCTCTGCTCCTATACACTCCAGCCAGCCAGTCCTCTTCACCTTTGATGAGCCTGTGCGCCACACACACAGTAACTCCCTCTCCAACAGTGCCCCCCAGGACTACCTCCTACTCCATCAGTGCatgagcaggaagagggagagcaCAAG gaGTGCCAGTTTCTCCCAGGCTACAAGAAGTTGTGTGTTCGTGGGGAGTGACTCCACAGCGCAGAACCTTTCTCATGGCTTCCCCCACTGTGTGAATGGCATGGGTGCTCAGTTGCATGGCTTTTATAGCCTGCCTAAGCCAAGTAAACACCACTCTCCCCTGCATGATGGCTCCCCCCAGGACGAGGCCTGTTATGTGCTTCCCCGGGGTTACAGCTCTGAGTCAGCAGCTTTCACCGGCCAAGGTGAACCCGATGTGGAGAATGAAGAAGTGTACACCTTTAAAACACCTTGCAACACCCTCGCCACCACGCAGAGCATCGAGCGCCCACTCGACAACTACGACCTTCCTACGCCCCCTGGTTCCTTCTACCAGATCCCCCGGACATTTGATAAGAATCACAATGCCTTGCCATTCTCCAACTCTGAGTCCTGCAGCGCTCCTCCTCCCAGGCCTCCTAAACCTAGCCAGGGGTCAGAGGGGCATTGGGGGAGTCCCCAGTCAGCGGATAGCCATAATGGAGTTATGGCATCTGCAGTGTCATATATCCCTCGTAGGAATACTCTCCCTGCTGTTGAGAACATCAGGCTTCATCGAG GCTCATCATTTGAAACTAATAATCATCACCGTCCCATCCTTTCCAATAACTCAGGCCAATCTGTGGAGTCAATTAACGATGGGTTTAGCTCCTATCTG CGAAACAAAGCTCCTCTGACTCGCTCAGACAGTGGAAACTCAGATGATAACTATGTGCCCATGAATCCTGGTTCCTCACCACTCAGTGCTGCCCAGGCTGACAGTCCTAAGAATATCTACATCCCTATGAGCCCCGGGCCCCATCACTTTGATTTCCCAGGATTCTCTGCAACGTTACCTGCCCGTAAGGGAAGTTGTGCCTCCTTGTGTCACCGGCCCAGCCGCCTAAGTGATGTCACCCCGCCACCCATCAACCGCAACCTGAAACCCAACAGGAAAT CGAAGCCAACACCTCTTGATTTGAAGAACAATGGGATCATTGATGAGCTGCCATTTAAAAGCCCAGTCACCATGTCCTGGACACGGCCCGT GGCTGCTATGAATTCGATGTCGTCTCAGCCTTGTCGACCCATCTCTACACAGAGCATCACCAGCACTGACTCTGCAGACAGCGAGGAGAATTATGTGGCTATG AACCCAGTGTCTACCTCCCCAGCCGTAAGTGGCACCAGCAGCCCGGCCCCCAGAAAATGTGGGAATGTGGATTACCTTGCACTGGACTTCCAGCCTGGATCACCCAGCCCACATAGAAAG CCTTCCACGTCATCTGTGACCTCCGATGAAAAAGTGGACTATGTGCaagttgacaaagaaaagacCCAGGCCCTGCAGAGCACCATGCAGGAGTGGACGGATGTGCGGCAATCTACTGAACCCACTAAAGGGGTCAAATCCTGA
- the gab2 gene encoding GRB2-associated-binding protein 2 isoform X3, protein MSGDPDVLEYYKNDHSKKPIRVIDLHCCEQVDAGLTFKRKEFQDSFVFDIKTSDRTFYLVAETEEEMNKWVRSICQLCGFNQSDDTQDGRLPHMPRSVGADVITSMAPLTGERKSSAPIHSSQPVLFTFDEPVRHTHSNSLSNSAPQDYLLLHQCMSRKRESTRSASFSQATRSCVFVGSDSTAQNLSHGFPHCVNGMGAQLHGFYSLPKPSKHHSPLHDGSPQDEACYVLPRGYSSESAAFTGQGEPDVENEEVYTFKTPCNTLATTQSIERPLDNYDLPTPPGSFYQIPRTFDKNHNALPFSNSESCSAPPPRPPKPSQGSEGHWGSPQSADSHNGVMASAVSYIPRRNTLPAVENIRLHRGSSFETNNHHRPILSNNSGQSVESINDGFSSYLRNKAPLTRSDSGNSDDNYVPMNPGSSPLSAAQADSPKNIYIPMSPGPHHFDFPGFSATLPARKGSCASLCHRPSRLSDVTPPPINRNLKPNRKSKPTPLDLKNNGIIDELPFKSPVTMSWTRPVAAMNSMSSQPCRPISTQSITSTDSADSEENYVAMQNPVSTSPAVSGTSSPAPRKCGNVDYLALDFQPGSPSPHRKPSTSSVTSDEKVDYVQVDKEKTQALQSTMQEWTDVRQSTEPTKGVKS, encoded by the exons ATGAGTGGTGACCCGGATGTTCTGGAGTACTACAAGAACGATCACTCTAAGAAACCCATTCGGGTCATTGACCTCCACTGCTGCGAGCAGGTGGACGCTGGCCTGACCTTCAAGAGGAAGGAGTTCCAGGACAGCTTTGTGTTTGATATCAAGACCTCAGATCGCACTTTTTATCTTGTAGCTGAGACCGAGGAGGAAATGAACAAGTGGGTTCGTTCCATCTGTCAGCTGTGCGGGTTCAACCAGTCAGATGACACCCAAG ATGGCCGGTTGCCCCATATGCCCCGTTCTGTTGGAGCAGATGTCATCACCTCAATGGCTCCTCTGACCGGGGAACGCAAGTCCTCTGCTCCTATACACTCCAGCCAGCCAGTCCTCTTCACCTTTGATGAGCCTGTGCGCCACACACACAGTAACTCCCTCTCCAACAGTGCCCCCCAGGACTACCTCCTACTCCATCAGTGCatgagcaggaagagggagagcaCAAG gaGTGCCAGTTTCTCCCAGGCTACAAGAAGTTGTGTGTTCGTGGGGAGTGACTCCACAGCGCAGAACCTTTCTCATGGCTTCCCCCACTGTGTGAATGGCATGGGTGCTCAGTTGCATGGCTTTTATAGCCTGCCTAAGCCAAGTAAACACCACTCTCCCCTGCATGATGGCTCCCCCCAGGACGAGGCCTGTTATGTGCTTCCCCGGGGTTACAGCTCTGAGTCAGCAGCTTTCACCGGCCAAGGTGAACCCGATGTGGAGAATGAAGAAGTGTACACCTTTAAAACACCTTGCAACACCCTCGCCACCACGCAGAGCATCGAGCGCCCACTCGACAACTACGACCTTCCTACGCCCCCTGGTTCCTTCTACCAGATCCCCCGGACATTTGATAAGAATCACAATGCCTTGCCATTCTCCAACTCTGAGTCCTGCAGCGCTCCTCCTCCCAGGCCTCCTAAACCTAGCCAGGGGTCAGAGGGGCATTGGGGGAGTCCCCAGTCAGCGGATAGCCATAATGGAGTTATGGCATCTGCAGTGTCATATATCCCTCGTAGGAATACTCTCCCTGCTGTTGAGAACATCAGGCTTCATCGAG GCTCATCATTTGAAACTAATAATCATCACCGTCCCATCCTTTCCAATAACTCAGGCCAATCTGTGGAGTCAATTAACGATGGGTTTAGCTCCTATCTG CGAAACAAAGCTCCTCTGACTCGCTCAGACAGTGGAAACTCAGATGATAACTATGTGCCCATGAATCCTGGTTCCTCACCACTCAGTGCTGCCCAGGCTGACAGTCCTAAGAATATCTACATCCCTATGAGCCCCGGGCCCCATCACTTTGATTTCCCAGGATTCTCTGCAACGTTACCTGCCCGTAAGGGAAGTTGTGCCTCCTTGTGTCACCGGCCCAGCCGCCTAAGTGATGTCACCCCGCCACCCATCAACCGCAACCTGAAACCCAACAGGAAAT CGAAGCCAACACCTCTTGATTTGAAGAACAATGGGATCATTGATGAGCTGCCATTTAAAAGCCCAGTCACCATGTCCTGGACACGGCCCGT GGCTGCTATGAATTCGATGTCGTCTCAGCCTTGTCGACCCATCTCTACACAGAGCATCACCAGCACTGACTCTGCAGACAGCGAGGAGAATTATGTGGCTATG CAGAACCCAGTGTCTACCTCCCCAGCCGTAAGTGGCACCAGCAGCCCGGCCCCCAGAAAATGTGGGAATGTGGATTACCTTGCACTGGACTTCCAGCCTGGATCACCCAGCCCACATAGAAAG CCTTCCACGTCATCTGTGACCTCCGATGAAAAAGTGGACTATGTGCaagttgacaaagaaaagacCCAGGCCCTGCAGAGCACCATGCAGGAGTGGACGGATGTGCGGCAATCTACTGAACCCACTAAAGGGGTCAAATCCTGA
- the gab2 gene encoding GRB2-associated-binding protein 2 isoform X1, translating to MSGGEILFQGWLRKSPPERKLRRYAWKKRWFILRSGRMSGDPDVLEYYKNDHSKKPIRVIDLHCCEQVDAGLTFKRKEFQDSFVFDIKTSDRTFYLVAETEEEMNKWVRSICQLCGFNQSDDTQDGRLPHMPRSVGADVITSMAPLTGERKSSAPIHSSQPVLFTFDEPVRHTHSNSLSNSAPQDYLLLHQCMSRKRESTRSASFSQATRSCVFVGSDSTAQNLSHGFPHCVNGMGAQLHGFYSLPKPSKHHSPLHDGSPQDEACYVLPRGYSSESAAFTGQGEPDVENEEVYTFKTPCNTLATTQSIERPLDNYDLPTPPGSFYQIPRTFDKNHNALPFSNSESCSAPPPRPPKPSQGSEGHWGSPQSADSHNGVMASAVSYIPRRNTLPAVENIRLHRGSSFETNNHHRPILSNNSGQSVESINDGFSSYLRNKAPLTRSDSGNSDDNYVPMNPGSSPLSAAQADSPKNIYIPMSPGPHHFDFPGFSATLPARKGSCASLCHRPSRLSDVTPPPINRNLKPNRKSKPTPLDLKNNGIIDELPFKSPVTMSWTRPVAAMNSMSSQPCRPISTQSITSTDSADSEENYVAMQNPVSTSPAVSGTSSPAPRKCGNVDYLALDFQPGSPSPHRKPSTSSVTSDEKVDYVQVDKEKTQALQSTMQEWTDVRQSTEPTKGVKS from the exons GCATGGAAGAAACGCTGGTTTATACTTCGCAGTGGACGCATGAGTGGTGACCCGGATGTTCTGGAGTACTACAAGAACGATCACTCTAAGAAACCCATTCGGGTCATTGACCTCCACTGCTGCGAGCAGGTGGACGCTGGCCTGACCTTCAAGAGGAAGGAGTTCCAGGACAGCTTTGTGTTTGATATCAAGACCTCAGATCGCACTTTTTATCTTGTAGCTGAGACCGAGGAGGAAATGAACAAGTGGGTTCGTTCCATCTGTCAGCTGTGCGGGTTCAACCAGTCAGATGACACCCAAG ATGGCCGGTTGCCCCATATGCCCCGTTCTGTTGGAGCAGATGTCATCACCTCAATGGCTCCTCTGACCGGGGAACGCAAGTCCTCTGCTCCTATACACTCCAGCCAGCCAGTCCTCTTCACCTTTGATGAGCCTGTGCGCCACACACACAGTAACTCCCTCTCCAACAGTGCCCCCCAGGACTACCTCCTACTCCATCAGTGCatgagcaggaagagggagagcaCAAG gaGTGCCAGTTTCTCCCAGGCTACAAGAAGTTGTGTGTTCGTGGGGAGTGACTCCACAGCGCAGAACCTTTCTCATGGCTTCCCCCACTGTGTGAATGGCATGGGTGCTCAGTTGCATGGCTTTTATAGCCTGCCTAAGCCAAGTAAACACCACTCTCCCCTGCATGATGGCTCCCCCCAGGACGAGGCCTGTTATGTGCTTCCCCGGGGTTACAGCTCTGAGTCAGCAGCTTTCACCGGCCAAGGTGAACCCGATGTGGAGAATGAAGAAGTGTACACCTTTAAAACACCTTGCAACACCCTCGCCACCACGCAGAGCATCGAGCGCCCACTCGACAACTACGACCTTCCTACGCCCCCTGGTTCCTTCTACCAGATCCCCCGGACATTTGATAAGAATCACAATGCCTTGCCATTCTCCAACTCTGAGTCCTGCAGCGCTCCTCCTCCCAGGCCTCCTAAACCTAGCCAGGGGTCAGAGGGGCATTGGGGGAGTCCCCAGTCAGCGGATAGCCATAATGGAGTTATGGCATCTGCAGTGTCATATATCCCTCGTAGGAATACTCTCCCTGCTGTTGAGAACATCAGGCTTCATCGAG GCTCATCATTTGAAACTAATAATCATCACCGTCCCATCCTTTCCAATAACTCAGGCCAATCTGTGGAGTCAATTAACGATGGGTTTAGCTCCTATCTG CGAAACAAAGCTCCTCTGACTCGCTCAGACAGTGGAAACTCAGATGATAACTATGTGCCCATGAATCCTGGTTCCTCACCACTCAGTGCTGCCCAGGCTGACAGTCCTAAGAATATCTACATCCCTATGAGCCCCGGGCCCCATCACTTTGATTTCCCAGGATTCTCTGCAACGTTACCTGCCCGTAAGGGAAGTTGTGCCTCCTTGTGTCACCGGCCCAGCCGCCTAAGTGATGTCACCCCGCCACCCATCAACCGCAACCTGAAACCCAACAGGAAAT CGAAGCCAACACCTCTTGATTTGAAGAACAATGGGATCATTGATGAGCTGCCATTTAAAAGCCCAGTCACCATGTCCTGGACACGGCCCGT GGCTGCTATGAATTCGATGTCGTCTCAGCCTTGTCGACCCATCTCTACACAGAGCATCACCAGCACTGACTCTGCAGACAGCGAGGAGAATTATGTGGCTATG CAGAACCCAGTGTCTACCTCCCCAGCCGTAAGTGGCACCAGCAGCCCGGCCCCCAGAAAATGTGGGAATGTGGATTACCTTGCACTGGACTTCCAGCCTGGATCACCCAGCCCACATAGAAAG CCTTCCACGTCATCTGTGACCTCCGATGAAAAAGTGGACTATGTGCaagttgacaaagaaaagacCCAGGCCCTGCAGAGCACCATGCAGGAGTGGACGGATGTGCGGCAATCTACTGAACCCACTAAAGGGGTCAAATCCTGA